taaaatattaaatcttaCCTTAAAGCCAATTTGAACCAAGAGAACACAATTTTAAACGCAAAGTCAAAAGTGACACTTAAGCaagttgacgtttaaacggtgccaacctaaaataaaaaaatatatttcaagaTCACTCTAATTACAATTTCTAGTAAGATTCATAgatttttatacatttatttcgCATTCTAGCAAACGATATACATAATTTAGAGAAAAAACTTTCAGCAAAAAACATAAttgaaaaactaatttttaccgaaacaattttaaattgacgttttaaaaaagttgGGTTATGTTTTCGATTAATTTATGGGGAACACTTCCTAGAACTTAGAGGCACTTTAAAGACGTTTTCTCGgttaatttaacttttcttttcgtaaaattcaataaatttaggAAGAAATGTTATCACAGGTTTTAAATGTCATAAATACTAAGATTAATATGGGTGGTTAACGCTAGATGGGGTGAGgttgtcataaaaaaaaagttaggttatgttttcgaTTAAAACATCACATTCACCGTCGCGAAATAAATCTAATCACAATTTCTAGTAAGATTCATCGAATTTTATACgtgttttttatattcaagTACACAAATTTAGtgaaaaatctatttaaataaaaaaaaaatgtttgacaaTTCGAGGTGAAATGACGTCTTTGTAATGAGGAGGATAAGGCTGAACGGCATAAAACGTCAAGCGCAACAACATTAAACCGTATTAGAACATTAAATCTTACCTTAAAGCCAATTTGAACCAAGAGAACACAATTTTAAACGCAAACTCAAAAGTGACACTTAAGCaagttgacgtttaaacggtgccaacctaaaataaaaaatatatttcaagaTCACTCTAATTACAATTTCTAGTAAGATTCATAgatttttatacatttatttcgCATTCTAGCAAACGATATACATAATTTAGAGAAAAAACTTTCAGcaaaaaacattattgaaaaactaatttttaccgaaacaattttaaattgacgttttaaaaaagttgGGTTATGTTTTCGATTAATTTATGGGGAACACTTCCTAGAACTTAGAGACACTTTAAAGACGTTTTCTCGgttaatttaacttttcttttcgtaaaattcaataaatttaggAAGAAATGTTATCACaggttttaaatgtcaaaaatactaAGATTAATATGGGTGGTTAACGCTAGATGGGGTGAGgttgtcataaaaaaaaagttaggttatgttttcgaTTAAAACATCACATTCACCGTCGCGAAATAAATCTAATCACAATTTCTAGTAAGATTCATCGAGTTTTATACgtgttttttatattcaagTACACAAATTTAGTGATAAatctatttaaattaaaaaaaatgtttgacaaTTCGAGGTGAAATAACGTCTTTGTAATGAGGAGGATAAGGCTGAACGGCATTAAATGTCAAGCGCAACAACATTAAATCGTATTAAACCATTAAATCTTACCTTAAAGCCAATTTGAACCAAGAGAACACAATTTTAAACGCAAAGTCAAAAGTGACACTTAAGCaagttgacgtttaaacggtgccaaccttaaaataaaaaaatatatttcaaaattactcTAATTACAATTTCTAGTAAGATTCATAgatttttatacatttatttcgCATTCTAGCAAACGATATACATAATTTAGAGAAAAAACTTTCAGCAAAAAACATAAttgaaaaactaaattttaccgaaacaattttaaattgacgttttaaaaaagttgGGTTATGTTTTCGATTAATTTATGGGGAACACTTCCTAGAACTTAGAGGCACTTTAAAGACGTTTTCTCGgttaatttaacttttcttttcgtaaaattcaataaatttaggAAGAAATGTTATCACaggttttaaatgtcaaaaatactaAGCTTAATATGGGTGGTTAACGCTAGATGGGGCGAGtttgtcataaaaaaaaagttaggttatgttttcgaTTAAAACATCACATTCACCGTCGCGAAATAAATCTAATCACAATTTCTAGTAAGATACATCGAATTTTATACGTGTTTTTTATACTGAAGTACACAAATTTAGtgaaaaatctatttaaattaaaaaaaaatgtttgacaaTTCGAGGTGAAATGACGTCTTTGTAATGAGGAGGATAAGGCTGAACGGCATTAAACGTCAAGCGCAATAACATTAAATCTTACCTTAACGCCAATTTGAAGCAAGAAAAACACCTTAAACACTGTTAAAcacacaaaattaaaaatgacagttaaGTTAGTTGACATTTAAGTTTTgccaactttaaaataaaaaaatatatttcgagATCACAATATGTATTTTTTAGTTTACGTGTTTCgaataaaatacaataattaatcaatcgtaataataataattaattaattaaactccAAGTGCACAGGTACTAAACGTATCGTtcctattttaaatttattattttttattattatcatttataCACAACGTACTTAGTTTCAATTATCattatcaatttaataattacatacCGTAGTAGTTAAGGCGTCTATCGAGCGTCGGGTTATTTACCGAGTTACTTTTACTTTGCGCGCCTCAGCGTCACGGACCTGAGCATagtgttaattattttaaatatttattatcaacatcGTTCTCATAACCTTTGTGTTACTCCCcttttaaacgatttctttttgGAAACTGGCTGCGCTATTTACAAAGATATCAAACTACAAAAAGATTTGACAAAATTAtagaaagaaaattgtttacctAAACTTAAAACTACCTACAGTTTTCTTTTACTTATACGTATTACATTGTGCGACAATTTTTACGGTTAGTTAagcaaaaattatataatatgtacatgttcaataaaaaacaatCTTTTGGATTTAATTTTACTGAACATAATGTATTGTTGGATTTTTCGGAGATAATGATGCTtctttgtaataattatttacaatcataacctcatttttctttccattttaatcaaaaaaaattgactaTTAGAATATAAATACCTTTTTATCACACACATactcttttctttatttcttaaacCTGTTTgcttctttttaattaaattacagtCTTCTTAGCATTTCGGGGtttccccaaaaataaaataatatatgaattttctataaaactgattcgatttgtttaatttctttttccgTATCCGGACTCGAAGcggtttttataatttctggtatCTTTCCGTGCCCTATCGTAATGGGCCTATCATCTTCATCTTCCTCCTCATCTTCATCGATTGGGGTTAAAACGTCCCCCACGACCGGTTGTTGTTCGTTAGGTACAAAACGCTTAAATAGAGGGGCCGCAAAACTTGTTAATGCAGAGACTCCGAATAATCCACCGGCTACGAAAAACGGTAAATCGTACGTTTTCGTCATATCATACAGAGCCCCAGCTAATGGAGAACCGACAATCGTAGCAGCCCCACGGAATAAAATTAACAGCCCGAAAGCACTcgttaatttttctaaaccAAGCAGATCTACGAGGATTATGGAGGTTAAAGAGATGTAACcagctaaaaaaataaacattaaaagattgtttataaaataaaaaattaactcacAAATGGCTAATCCGAAAAAGATGGCCATAGCTACATAAGCCCCATAACTATGGCAAAATGGTGTAAGAGCGACTGCAATGGTGGAAATAACGAGACAAATGTTGTTGACGAATAAGGCGTTAACCTGAGGGAAATCGGCAAAATATCCGCAAGCTATACGACCGATTGTGTTTGTTATGCCgattatagaaattaaaaaggacGCTTGGCCACCATCAATTCCATCTTTCTTCGCAACATCAACGAGATAAACGAACGGAACGTAAAGTCCAGCCATTCCgaataaattcgaaattcCAATCATCATAAAAACCGGATTCTTTAACAAAGAAACATCCATCATTTGACCTAAAGCCGCTTTTACACCTTCCGGTAAAACGAAACATGGACATAATtcagtttctaaaataaaataaattaattttgtattaaaacatCTTTGTGATTAGTTCTTACCATCAGTTTTTTCTGGTCTAGGTTTAGCTAAACTTTGAATACTTTGCCTATAATGTTCCAAAGACTTTTGAGATTGATATTGTGGTAAATTAACAATAGAAccagaataaaaaatatcctTTCTTGATAACGGACGAACCATTTGTGGTTTTTCCCTTGATAACGACAACTTTGATGAGGTGTAACCCAAACTTTCACAATCCACCTCGGAGTTATTGTTTCGACTACCCAAAAACGATCGGGTACTCTTTCTCATATCCCCGTTCGAATTCACAGCGCCCCTCGAGGAAGATTTAATCGGATTTAAACTCGGTTTAAAACGTTCACCGACGGACGCTTTCCTCGCTCGATCGAAAAAGGGAACCGAACCGTTCTTGGGCAACGCGACGTGGGTTGAAAAGGCAGGTTGCGATGCGTTTCGCGGCATTTTATTCGTGGGGTCAAATTCGCCACCTTTCGTTCCATCTTGATTTCTTAATTCACCTAGACgaggattttttattttcacatcAGAAGATTCACCATTTTGCTCTTGAGTTCTAGCTTCGGCTATTGTTGGCAACGTGGGGACGGTTGGTATCGGGGTTATCGGCGTTCCGGGAGCCAATTGATccaaattaaaacttgaatgAACACCTGGATCTATGTTTAATGGttgtttttgacgtttttcCATCGTTCCATCTGGTAATTGTACCATAAAATATGAACCTCCAATACttcctaaaaacattaaaaagaattgaagtgtttatataaattattaaataaatggaaagtgttatacatcacttgactacgcgatattttatcgtttttagagattttcatgctgtctGGTAGGAAAAGGTGTAACTcatcttagaaaaaatgcagaataccgaaagacctaaaataccatttgttttaaaggataaagtTAAGCGCCAATCAGGTTATACGATTTCAAGTCAGATATGCATCATACGTCTAAGAACCGACTTAGATACGATACTTAGACACTTAGATACTATAATTTCGGACCAGTgtcgtttcaataaaaatatacaacaacctgaCGCTATATggcaaataaaactagaactaacacaagacctagaactagaatcattcgggtttagccgtcttgagagacgtgcggctaaatccgaatgtttctagttctcggtctagtgttagttctagtggcagtggtagatagcgctagttagcataagatattgctatgttgtatatttttaatgaactaaaactagaacaagaactagaaacattcgcgtTTAGTAGTAAAAAtgttcagttgtcaatgtcaactttaattctatcattatattcgtaatcttcataaaataacctttaaagtgagtccaaacatgatgcatttctctcaaaaaaccaaaaagttcgaacttttaattattaattttgacatatttgtcaacttcataaaaaatcctttaaaatgagtccaaactcgacatatttaactttgacattaatggagatacaatcacttccggtttgaaatgtcaacgtcaattttgacatatttgtcgtcttcattaaaaaacctttaaaatgagtccaaagatgacgcacttatctcaaaaaacaaaaaagttagaataaaaaacgttaaacccgaagttagcaacactgaagatagcaatttaatttttaaatattaataccaaccttaatttttgatttttttaattatatttttgtttatgtcacaaattttaagacatttcataaaaattaagaatatgtcaaaatgacattgacattcttaaccggaagttgaccataacttcattaatattgaagataaatatgtcgtgtttgtactcattttaaaggatttttaatgaggattacaaatatgttaaaattgaggttgacacttaaacctgaagttagttatcacataatagacaaatggacaactatatagtgttctttcatgatgtattctttattaaaaaaaaccttgaaaatgagtccaaacaagacgcacttatctcaaaaaacaaaaaaattagaacaaaaaacattaaacccgaagttagcaacaataaagatagcaatttaatttttaaatattaataccaaccttaatttttgatttttttaattatatttttgtttttgtcgcaaattttaagacattttataaaaattaagaatatgtcaaaatgacattgacattcttaaccggaagttgaccataacttcattaatattgaagataaatatgtcgtgtttgtactcattttaaaggatttttaatgaggattacaaatatgttaaaattgaggttgacacttaaacctgaagttagttatcacatcatagacaaatggacaactatatagtgttctttcatgatgtattctttattaaaaaaaccttgaaaatgagttcaaaaaagacgcacttatctcaaaaaacaaaaaagttagaacaaaaaacattaaacccgaagttagcaacaataaagatagcaatttaatttttaaatattaataccaaccttaatttttgatttttttaattatatttttgtttttgtcacaaattttaagacatttcataaaaattaagaatatgtcaaaatgacattgacattcttaaccggaagttgaccataacttcattaatattgaagataaatatgtcgtgtttgtactcattttaaaggatttttaataaggattacaaatatgttaaaattgaggttgacacttaaacctgaagttagttatcacataatagacaaatggacaactatatagtgttctttcatgatgtattctttattaaaaaaaaccttgaaaatgagtccaaacaagacgcacttatctcaaaaaacaaaaaaattagaacaaaaaacattaaacccgaagttagcaacaataaagatagcaatttaatttttaaatattaataccaaccttaatttttgatttttttaattatatttttgtttttgccacaaattttaagacatttcataaaaattaagaatatgtcaaaatgacattgacattcttaaccggaagttgaccataacttcattaatattgaagataaatatgtcgtgtttgtactcattttaaaggatttttaatgaggattacaaatatgttaaaattgaggttgacacttaaacctgaagttagttatcacataatagacaaatggacaactatatagtgttctttcatgatgtattctttattaaaaaaaaccttgaaaatgagtccaaacaagacgcacttatctcaaaaaacaaaaaagttagaataaaaaacattaaacccgacgttagcaacaatgaagatagcaatttaatttttaaatattaataccaaccttaatttttgatttttttttattatatttttgttttggtgataaatattaagacattttataaaaattaagaatatgtcaaaatgacattgacattcttaaccggaagttgaccataacttcattaatattgaagataaatatgtcgtgtttgtactcattttaaaggatttttaatgaggattacaaatatgttaaaattgaggttgacacttaaacctgaagttagttatcacataatagacaaatggacaactatatagtgttctttcatgatgtattctttattaaaaaaaaccttgaaaatgagtccaaacaagacgcacttatctcaaaaaacaaaaaagttaaaataaaaaacattaaacccgacgttagcaacaatgaagatagcaatttaatttttaaatattaataccaaccttaatttttgattttttaaattatatttttgtttttgtcacaaattttaagacattttataaaaaataagaatatatcaaaatgacattgacatttcaaaccggaagttgcttatatctcgagtaatattggaattaaacgtatcatgtttggactcattttaaaggatttttcacaatgattacaaatatgtcaaaattgaggttgacactTTAAACCTGAaattagttatcatataatagacaaatggacaacttcatggcgatctttcatgatgtattctttattaaaaaaaagcttgaaaatgagtccaaaaaagacgcacttatctcaaaaaacaaaaaagttagaacaaaaaacattaaacccgaagttagcaacaatgaagatagcaatttaatttttaaatattaataccaaccttaatttttgatttttttaattatatttttgtttttgtcacaaattttaagacattttataaaaattaagaatatatcaaaatgacattgacatttcaaaccggaagttgcttatatctcgagtaatattggaattaaacgtatcatgtttggactcattttaaaggatttttcacaacgattacaaatatgtcaaaattgaggttgacactTTAAACCTGAAATTAGTTATCattataatagacaaatggacaacttcatggcgatctttcatgatgtattctttatttaaaaaaaccttgaaaatgagttcaaacaagacgcacttatctcaaaaaacgaaaaagtttgaacaaaaaacattaaacccgaagttagcaacaatgaagatagcaatttaatttttaaatattaataccaaccttaatttttgatttttttaattatatttttgtttttgtcacaaattttaagacattttataaaaattaagaatatatcaaaatgacattgacatttcaaaccggaagttgcttatatctcgagtaatattggaattaaacgtatcatgtttggactcatttaaaggatttttcacaacgattacaaatatgtcaaaattgaggttgacactTTAAACCTGAAATTAGTTATCattataatagacaaatggacaacttcatggcgTTCTTTCATGGTGTAttctttattgaaaaaaacctttaaaatgagtccaatcAAGAcgtacttatctcaaaaaacaaaaaagttagaataaaatatgttaaaaccgaacttagcaacaatgaagatagcaatttaatttttaaatattaataccaaccttaatttttgatttttttaattatatttttgtttttgtcacaaattttaagacattttataaaaattaagaatatatcaaaatgacattgacatttcaaaccggaagttgcttatatctcgagtaatattggaattaaagtatcatgtttggactcattttaaaggatttttcataacgattacaaatatgtcaaaattgaggttgacactTTAAACCTGAaattagttatcatataatagacaaatggacaacttcatggcgatctttcatgatgtattctttattaaaaaaaagcttgaaaatgagtccaaaaaagacgcacttatctcaaaaaacaaaaaagttagaacaaaaaacattaaacccgaagttagcaacaatgaagatagcaatttaatttttaaatattaataccaaccttaatttttgatttttttaattatatttttgtttttgtcacaaattttaagacattttataaaaatgaagaatatatcaaaatgacattgacatttcaaaccggaagtggcttatatctcgagtaatattggaattaaacgtatcatgtttggactcattttaaaggatttttcacaacgattacaaatatgtcaaaattgaggttgaaaCTTTAAACCTAAAATCAGTTATCattataatagacaaatggacaacttcatggcgatctttcatgatgtattctttacaTCACATTACGTGTTTTTGGGGTaatttcacattgatttaaaaaaaaatcgtcgatttttaagccacatcttttgttaaaaaaaaagcgttcttaaattttaacctgtaaacttgtaacacttcgtccttaatttcattttacaactttttaaactttaattttgtaaattagtaactaataatctgatttcgactttgatatttgatcttctttaacaaaagaaaaagaaatattaagaaacttgtttgtaaaatgtatAGGATGAGGGacgttaatctatttgtagagggtctgaagatggccaagggccgaaactagttagacttaaattctatatagaATAGAAACCAGtcgaaaagtacaaaatcaaactctagataattttcttcaaaaacttttacacgaaacatcattttgactctagtatttgtgattaatcTTACAGAAACGCCTGTATAATCGTAAAACGACTGACTAAGCGGATTTTGTGCTTGTGATGGCTGAATAGTTTGAGCCTGTCTATTGTGAGAAGtcatatttttagagagatgaaaacgaaaatcccgtttttctcaacattgttcatttgtcgcttagtcaagtgatgcgTAACGCGgtccaaattaataaaataaaattaatcaaaatcacaTTTGAGGTTAGTTTGAAATATCACGTGAAATGTCATCGCGAATCGGTGACATCTATTATTCAAAAGCGAAactatttataacatttacctCTTTCCATAGCAATACGTCTTTCTTCAGCCATTCTTTGTAATAACGGTTTAACCCTAGGTTCCTTGGGATATTCTAAGGGACGCATTAAAGCGCCAAATATGGCACAATTTAGAATAATCCCAGCAAGGATTAAATTAGCTCCTTTCCAATCGTAAACTTGAAGTAAAGCGGTCGCGAGTGGTGCAAAAGCAAACGTTCCGACCCCAGATCCACAGACGGCGATTCCGGTTGCGAGAGATCGTttcgtttcaaaataatatccGACGCAAACCACCGCCGGAAGATAAATCAAACCGAATCCTAATCCGCCCATAAAACCATAAGTTAACATTAAAACGTTAACCGTCGGACTGAAAATGGAAAGGACGAATGCGGATGTTGAAATCAAACTTCCGGCGATGCAAACAGCTCGACAGCCGTACTTGTTGGTGAGGGCGCTAACAACGGGTCCAGCGCTAAGATACATTCCTGATAGTAAAGATCCAACCCAAGCGGTTTTTCCTGCGGGTTCGccataataattgatgaattCATTGATGAAAACGCCGAACGTGTATGCGATCCCATCAACTATCATGTTGCACATAAAAGAAGCGGCGACGATAACCCACCCGTAGCCACCATCCGGTGGCGGTGGAAGATCGTGATAATCGCAATACTCTTCATCTTCCTCTTGTTCTTGTTCGGCCGTTAAACGAGCCGCTTCTTCGCATGCTATTTCACTTTCagtctaaaacaaaaagaaacgttaagatttaaaaaaaataactatacATGTGGATTAAATTGTATTagataattaaatgaaatattgCATTTATAAGTGGTTATTGTTCATTTTTTCTAAACTATAGATTGACACACTTAATCGTTGTTTACCATCGTTGAGTTGATATCGAACAAAGGATATAATAGCGATTCATAGTTGTGAAGTAATTCCACTCAAcccaaattattaatttaatttataataggAATTATGTAATCtacttataaataataatttaaaacctcaaaagaattaaaatcaataaaaaacgTTTGTGGTAACAAGAAATTAACTtgataaagattaaatttgttatttataaaccaaaAAGCGTGGATTAAATttgcattaattttaattaataataataataaggcgagttaaatcataataaaaaatgcgCTGAGTTAGGTTGGGATAGTTTTACTTACGGTTTTTTTCTCAGTCattattttcacaaaaatctatactaaaataaaaaaaacaagatgttcGATTCTCTAACTAATCTACAAAATGCTTCGACAATTACGCGTGCGACGATTTTATAGTAcacaatttatctatcacttGTAATCTTTTTAAGCATACAAAAGCCACTTCTCGAgtctatttcttatttgaacaaaacttttctttaagAGAGAGTAATAAGAACAACTACTACTTGGAAATTATGTATGGAACTGTGttttttcgttattgttacactaatatttttctttgattgGGAACGATTAGCACGAGTATGAATGTTTCTCGAGGCAATTAAATAACTGTTTAAACCCTGTTAAAACTGTTAGAGACTGATTATTTTGTTTGGTTAAGTTACAACCAAGTTTTGTTACTTTTGTTATTGCTTATGTGTTATGTACAATGGacttaagttattttaatacaatataaaggaaaatttatttaacttaacaacagattatatttaatttcaaacattttaaatttatttcaagaaaattttataaataatttttaccgatataaatcaactttaaattgacgttttaagaaagttaggttatatttTCGATACGtcactaattaatttatgggGAATACTTAGGGATCACTTTAAAGAAATAGCTTGGAGTTCCAACACTGCATTTTAATGGTTTTTCGgttaatttaacttttcatttgtaatatttaataattttaaatgtttgaaaaatgtattaaattttaacgcTAGATGGGGTGAGtttgtcacaaaaaaaaagttaggttattaCATTCTCCGTCGCCGAGTTAATCTAATTACAATTTCTAGTAAGATTCATGGATTTAGAAACGCATGATGTAGTGAGaacttttcaacaaaaaaacatataattcaataattaattcttaCCGAtataaattgacgttttacaaaagttaggttatgttttcgaTTAATTTATGGGGAACACTTCCTAGAACTTAGAGGCACTTTCAAGAAACAGCTTGTGGTTTCAAAAATGGTTTTCTCGgataatttaacttttcttttcgtaaaatttaataaatttaggaAGAAATGTTATCACaggttttaaatgtcaaaaatactaAGATTAATATGGGTGATTAACGCTAGATGGGGTGACTTTgtcacaaaaaaaagttaggttacgTTTTCGATTAAAACATTACGTTCACCGTCGCGGAGTTAATTTGATTACAATTTCTAGTAAGATTCGTACATTTTTATACCTTTATTTCTTATTCTAGTGTACGAAATACATAATTTAGTGAAAGATTTTTGACAATTCAAAgttaaatgacatctttgtaATCTTACCTTGTCAAAAGAAAAGTGATTAAAATGGTTGCTATGGTAACCGCGAcgtaaatttgttgtaaaaacgaaaataattaaaaatattacttatttttacgTCTTCCTTCATCATCAACATTATATAAACACAAAACTCCTTAATAACCATCGTTTCATTACCATTTCAAAATAgaatcatttcattttattttttttaattattttttatttaaattcacaAATTACATTGTAATTTATAGCCCGCGTCTTTACATATTCGCATTATgagtaaaaagtaaaaaccaAACagttcaatttaa
This region of Onthophagus taurus isolate NC chromosome 3, IU_Otau_3.0, whole genome shotgun sequence genomic DNA includes:
- the LOC111416064 gene encoding monocarboxylate transporter 14, translating into MGAGTSRDDNDEDTDEDLSRRTSQNLTESEIACEEAARLTAEQEQEEDEEYCDYHDLPPPPDGGYGWVIVAASFMCNMIVDGIAYTFGVFINEFINYYGEPAGKTAWVGSLLSGMYLSAGPVVSALTNKYGCRAVCIAGSLISTSAFVLSIFSPTVNVLMLTYGFMGGLGFGLIYLPAVVCVGYYFETKRSLATGIAVCGSGVGTFAFAPLATALLQVYDWKGANLILAGIILNCAIFGALMRPLEYPKEPRVKPLLQRMAEERRIAMERGSIGGSYFMVQLPDGTMEKRQKQPLNIDPGVHSSFNLDQLAPGTPITPIPTVPTLPTIAEARTQEQNGESSDVKIKNPRLGELRNQDGTKGGEFDPTNKMPRNASQPAFSTHVALPKNGSVPFFDRARKASVGERFKPSLNPIKSSSRGAVNSNGDMRKSTRSFLGSRNNNSEVDCESLGYTSSKLSLSREKPQMVRPLSRKDIFYSGSIVNLPQYQSQKSLEHYRQSIQSLAKPRPEKTDETELCPCFVLPEGVKAALGQMMDVSLLKNPVFMMIGISNLFGMAGLYVPFVYLVDVAKKDGIDGGQASFLISIIGITNTIGRIACGYFADFPQVNALFVNNICLVISTIAVALTPFCHSYGAYVAMAIFFGLAISGYISLTSIILVDLLGLEKLTSAFGLLILFRGAATIVGSPLAGALYDMTKTYDLPFFVAGGLFGVSALTSFAAPLFKRFVPNEQQPVVGDVLTPIDEDEEEDEDDRPITIGHGKIPEIIKTASSPDTEKEIKQIESVL